TCGATGCCCTCAAGGGAGAGGAAAAACTCTCCTGCCCTGTTTATACCCTTATGCGTTATTAAGAGAAAAAGGAGGAAATATACAATGACGGCTTTTCTCAGCGGGTTACTTTTTTTTATTTTCGTGGTAGATGTTCTTCTCCTCATTCCTGTCGTTCTTATGCAATCGGGAAGTGGGGCTCAGGCTGGACTCTTTGGGAGTGATTTTGCAGCCGGGGCTTTTGGTGCCAAAACGAGTGAAGTACTGGTAAGCTTTACCAAGTGGCTTGTAGCTATCTTTTTTATTTCTTCTCTTGGACTTGCCTACCTTCATCTCCCAAGAACCCCCAAAGTTCCTCCTGCTGTCACTTCAACTGAGCAAGCCCCTGCAGCAGAAACTCCGGCTCCCCTCCCTGCTGAAAACACTCTTCCCCCTCAGCAGTAACCATGAATCCCGTGAAACGGGGTGTAATCCTTCTTGCTGGTGGTGTTGGAAGCCGTTTTGGTGCAGAAAAACCAAAACAATTTGTTGAACTTTTAGGAAGGCCCATTTTAGATTACAGTCTTGACGTATTTTCAAAAGAGAGTGATGTTGTCTGTGTGGTTTCGCATCCTGATTGGATAGATGAGTTGTACACTCTGCCCCATTGGAGGGAGGATATCCTCATTGCCCACGGAGGGAAAACCCGTCAGGAATCTGTATACTCTGGTCTTCAAACACTGGCCCAGGTCTCTCCTGAGGTTGTTGCCATCCATGATGGAGCCCGCCCTCTTGTCTCACCGAATCTCATCCGAACAGGATGGGAAAAACTCAAAGAAGGGAAAGCGGCTATTCCTGTGCTTCCGGTTCATCAAACGGTTGCCTATGTCCACCATGCCAGAATCTCTCATTACATTGATAGAACCAATCTCGTTATCATCCAGACCCCTCAATTTTTTCATTTTGAGACCATCTACAAAGCCCATCAAAAAGCTCGAGAGAACGGCATCACTGACACGACGGATGATAGTCAATTACTTCAGAAAGAAGGCATTTCTGTCGATATATTTAATGGTGAGCTATGGAATATCAAAATTACCACTCCTGAAGACATTCTCCTGGCTCAAACCTACCTACAACAAGGAGAGATCATATGAAAAGGATGTATGGATTGTTCATCGTTCTACTTGTTCTCACGGGTTCTTTTTTTTCCTGTCAGAAAAAAG
This sequence is a window from Thermospira aquatica. Protein-coding genes within it:
- the secG gene encoding preprotein translocase subunit SecG is translated as MTAFLSGLLFFIFVVDVLLLIPVVLMQSGSGAQAGLFGSDFAAGAFGAKTSEVLVSFTKWLVAIFFISSLGLAYLHLPRTPKVPPAVTSTEQAPAAETPAPLPAENTLPPQQ
- the ispD gene encoding 2-C-methyl-D-erythritol 4-phosphate cytidylyltransferase, giving the protein MNPVKRGVILLAGGVGSRFGAEKPKQFVELLGRPILDYSLDVFSKESDVVCVVSHPDWIDELYTLPHWREDILIAHGGKTRQESVYSGLQTLAQVSPEVVAIHDGARPLVSPNLIRTGWEKLKEGKAAIPVLPVHQTVAYVHHARISHYIDRTNLVIIQTPQFFHFETIYKAHQKARENGITDTTDDSQLLQKEGISVDIFNGELWNIKITTPEDILLAQTYLQQGEII